Below is a genomic region from Candidatus Binatia bacterium.
CGGCGACGGAGGCGTAGCCGTCCTCGAGCGCCCGGACCGCTTCGTTGGAAGCGCCGCAGTCGCGCAGCGATTCCGCACGCCGCAGCAACAAACGCAACGCGTCGTCGCGCACGATGGATCGCGCGTCATGCTTCGCGGCCTGCCCCAGCGCTCGCGCAACGCGCGAGCAGACTATCTGCCGCTCCCGATAATAGTGGCTTCTCGAAATCCCCAGCTCCGCGGCAGTTTGCCCGGCGCTCTTCCCGGTGCAAAGGGCGGCGACGATTTCACGCCGGCGGCGCGCTTGCAACTGCAGCCCTTTGGACCGCAGGTCGTCGCAGATCGCGTCGGTGAGCGTCAGAATGTCGGCACGGATCGCTGCCAGAACCCCTCTTGGTTCTCCGCTGTCGATGCGGAAGTACGATCGTAACAGCGGATTGTGACGCAGTGCGACCTCGTCGTCGATATGGCGAAACAAGTGTCGTACCGACGCATCGAAGGAACGCTCCGGGTTGCCGCGGGCCATTTGGGCTCGTTATGGGCTGAGGGCGAGGCCCATCCCTCCCGCTGCTGAGTCAAACATCTGCATCGGGCTGCTGCTGCCCCGCGCATAGACCGAGATCTGGGGCGGTCCGTTGCCCCCCGTCTCCGTGTACAGCTCGCCATCGGGTGCGACCGCGACCGCCTCCAAGATGTTTTGCACGGCGATCTCGCGCGACGGGTTCGTAGAATTCGGTGGGTACACGGCGATGGCTTGGGTGCCGGCCGAGCTGCCCGTGCCCGCGTACAAGTTGCCGGCCTTATCGACCGCGATGTCTCCGCCGGGCGCGTTTTGCAGGTTGAGGTTCGTAAAGGTCTGCGAACCCGGCGTTAGGCGATAGACGACGCCGGGCTTTGCGTAGACGCTTTCGCCGACGAGGAGCGCGCCGCTCGTATCGAAGGCGAGACCCCTCACCGCCGAGATCGTAGGATGCGGTATCGTTAGCGTCTGCGCCGGGCTCAGCCGGCCCTTCGGATAGATCTCCAAGAAGAACGACCCACTCGACGTGTCGACCCCCGTGACGTAGATACTCTGGTGCTTGTCGACGGCGACGTAACTGCAGTTGACGATGCCGTTGGTGATCGTGCGGAATGGGGAGCTCGCGCCCGGCTTGTACTCGGGAAGACTCGTTTGATACGACGAGGTAGGTACGTTCACCGCGTAAAGAGTGCCGCGTTCGTCGACCCAGATGCCGCCTGGGCGCGGGACGCCGGTCTTGATCGTCTGCAAGAGCTGCGGACTCGCGCCCGTCGAGTAGACGTCCACGCCACCCGTGGTATTGGCAATGTAAAGTTTGGACGTCGTGGAGAACGGACGGAACGATTTTGCCGATTGGGCGGCCGCTGGGATGCCGTTCGCACCGGTTGAGCCATTTCCGCCGGCGCATCCGGCCGCGAGAACGAGGGTAGCACCGGCGAAGCATACGGCGAGGAAACGCGATGTTTTGATCATGAGTACTACCTCAAGTGAACGTCTCTAGTATGTAAAGGACTGAAGCTGATTGGCACCGGGCCCAACGACGTAGCCGCTCCGCGAAGAAGGAACGATGTGGATTGGGCTTGCCGGCAGCAACGTGTACGAGGGGAACTGGAAGCCGGTAAGGGTCTCCACGATGTCCCCTTCTTCATCGTAAACGTAGATGTCGCTGCCGCCACGAAGCGACTGCGGCTGTTCGACGAGGAACAGATGGTTGACCGGATCCGCGGCGATCGAGCTTGGCGCTTGAAGTTCTCCGCCTGAGTTTGGAATCTGCCCGACGAACGTCTGCTTCTTCGTCGTGAGATCGTACATCTGAACGCTGTAGTTCGACTGGGTCGTCGTACACATCATGTGCGTTGCGGAGTCGATCGCGATCCCTTTGACCGGGCCGCTGAAAGGAGGCGCGACGAAGTTGTTGGACACGCGCCCCGTCAGAACGTCGAAATCGATGAAGACCGTCTGCGAATGGTAGTTGGCCGCGGGCACGTAGGCGTGGTGCGTGGTCGTGTCCTCCGCGACGAAGTACGGAAAGTTGACGCCGTCGAGCCTCGGGGGGTGGAGAACGCGCAGAATCTTGTTACTCGCGATGTCGGTCACGACGACCTCGAAATGTGGTGGTTTGGTGATGTCAGGTACTACGGTCGCGGCCATCACGAAGCGGGGATCGACCTGCTGGTCGGGAACGTTGACGATTCTAAAGTCTTTGCCGGGCGGTCGAGTCCAAGTTCCGCTGATTTTATTGCCGGTAACCGGCGCCATCACATAATAGACGTCGTGCCTATGAAAATTTCGGAGGTTTACTCTCCCGTCGTCGATTAATCCGACGTCGTTCGCAGCTATTCCGTAGACGCTTAACTCGCGATTGCCTTGCTTACCGGTACTCTGTTTACGAACCACCTTTACGATCCGGGCTATCGTCTGATCGAACGTCTCCACGACAGATTTGCTCGGGAAGGTGAGGCTCGTGACCTCGGTCAGGACTCCGTCGGTACCGTTCTCGTCGATCGCCCAACCGAAAATCGGTCCGCCGAACTTACTGGTGAGGACCGGGCCGGGCCCGACGAGGCGGCCCGCTACGACCTGCCTCCCCGCCGTAGCGGCCTGCGGGCTCAGCGGCAAACCGCCCGAATTCGATCCCGCCAGCTTCGCGCAGCCTGCAACGAACGCGATTGTCGCTAAAAGAGCGACTTCCCTAGCACCCGGTCCGATCATCACCTTACCTCCCATTGCGTAACGTGTCCGGCAAAGAACAACCGGACTGCCTCAACCTTCGCGACCAAGTCTGAAGAAAGTTTAAACCGGTAAACCTGCCGCGCGAGACAAAGTCACGCCGGGATGGGAATTTGTTTGAGCTACCTCATTTGCTGACCGTCGCGCCGAAGGGTTGATTGAGCCCTGAGATCGTCTTGATCTCGGAGCCGCCCGCAGGATAGTTCCAAAATCCCACGCCGGCGTTGAGGGTGTCGGGGCCGATAACCTTCGAGCCGGCGATCCAGAACTGCGCCACGCCGCGCGCTCCGTTCAACGGCGTCGAACCGGCTTTGGTGCCGCTGGTTCCGCGGATCGTAAATTGGTAGATCGTGTTCACATCGTCGTCCGCGACGGCGACGTACCTGCCGTCCCACTGCACCTGGCCGGGGAATCCGATGCTCTGGTTGAGGGTGACATTGGTGAAGATGCTCGAGCCCTTCGGAAGATCGGCGAACGCGAACGAGAAGTCACCGTTGATTCCGTCGAGGTAGAGATTCCCGAGCCCGTCGTATCCGCAGAAGTGCGGGTAGACGAGCACCGCGTCCGTGTAGTAAGTGGGCTTGCCGGTCGCCTTCTGATAGATCGCGATGCTGCCGCTCGAGAAGCTCGTGTCGTAGGTGTTGGCGACGGCGAGGTTGCCGGTCACCGTATCGACGGAACACCCGACGGGGAAATAACCGGCGTCGCTCAGCGTCGCGATCGGCGTCGCGCCGCCGTGGGCGTACTCGAGGATCGTCTGCGCCTCGTTGTTGGCGACGAAGATGTCACCTTTTTTGTCGACGCACTCCCCCTCGGGAAAGCTGAATCCCGTTAGCGTCCCTTGGAGTGCGCCCTGCGGATAGGAGTAGACGTAAACGTCATTCGTTCCATCGTCGGAGACGTAGAGGAGGTGCTGCCTCTTCTTTTTTGCATCGCGCGCCATCCAGGAAGGGCGGTGGTCCACGTGAGCCGCCGAGATACCTGGAGGGCCGCCCGCGGGCGAGAGGCTCTGCGCGGCGCAATCTGCGAGCAGGAGTGCCACGACTACGCCTGCGGCGCGCCGCGCGGTCGTCGCGACTTTCAATGCTGCAATCATGAGCGATTCCTTTCGATACGGGCACCGACCTTACATCGCCCTGCCGTCGAACGTCTCGGCGTCGAGCGTATCCAAGAAACGACTGAGCTCGGCGGCACGCTCGGCGCCGATTTGCTTTGCCGTCTTCGTGATCAGCCGGGGTGGAATGTCGCGCACGAAAGAGCGCAGGGTCTTGACGACCCGGGCGAAGCTCTCGGCATTCTCGCCCGTCAGCGATAGCATCCGCGCGGCGCCGATATCGCCCAAAAAGTCGAGGGAATCGGCGTCGTGCAGCACGATGGCCTCGGGCTGCGTCCCAGGATCGCTGTAGTACATGTGGCCGCGTTCGGCGGCCTGGACCGCGGGCAGCTTCTCCATCGGGAACCCGGCTGCGCGCAGGATCGCACCGCTCTGGCGCGCGGCGCACTCGCCGTGTTCAAGCTTCGCGTCCGCGCACGGCATGAACGCAGCCATATCGTGCAGGAACGCTGCGGCGAAGAGTACGTCTTCATCGACGCGCAGGCTGTCGCCGCGGGCGAGCTGCAGCGCGATGCGGTAGTTGCGTTCTGAGTGCTGCCATCCCCAAGCGGGGTGATGAAACTTCGCCCTGGCCAGATCGTAGATGGTTAGCTTCCAGGGAGCATCGAGCGGAATGCCGGTCGCGGTTTGCGGCGGTGACGCTGCTCCGAGTAACATCGCGACCGCAGCGATGTGAGCCACATTCATGCGGACCCCTTCCACGCCGGCACGGGCGAAGGCTTTTCGAGTGCTGACGACCAAGCTGGCACGACTCCTTCTTCGCCGTCGGGAGCTAGTGGCATGGAAATCGTGATCGCCGAAAAGGGCGCTTTCTATTTCGAGCCGGTGATTACGCCGCAGGAAGCGCGCGGCCGAGCGAGTGCGCACAAGGCATCGGCTTTTGGAACGTTGTCGCGGCTCTTTGCGCGCCCAAAAGAGGAAGATATCGCGATATCCGAGCAGGGGCTGTGGTACCTCCCGCTGTGGCACGCAAAGGCGCACCTCCGCTTCCTCTACGACCGCAGCGAGTCGTACAAGGTGCCGGTCAA
It encodes:
- a CDS encoding HD domain-containing protein, yielding MNVAHIAAVAMLLGAASPPQTATGIPLDAPWKLTIYDLARAKFHHPAWGWQHSERNYRIALQLARGDSLRVDEDVLFAAAFLHDMAAFMPCADAKLEHGECAARQSGAILRAAGFPMEKLPAVQAAERGHMYYSDPGTQPEAIVLHDADSLDFLGDIGAARMLSLTGENAESFARVVKTLRSFVRDIPPRLITKTAKQIGAERAAELSRFLDTLDAETFDGRAM